The sequence TTGGGCATTGCCCAATATGAAGCAATATGGCAGAACTAAAGGAAAACGTAGTGTTAGTAGGACAGAAACCTTTGATGAGTTACGTCCTAGCAATCGTAACTCAACTTTCAAACAGCGGCGAAGTGACTATCAAGGCACGAGGAAAGGTTATCAGCAAAGCAGTAGACGTTGCACAGATCGCGAAAAACAAGTTTGCAAAGGACGTCAAGATTGGCGAAATCAAGATAGGAACCGACGAAGTTGAAGCAAAGGAAGGTGGAAAAATCAACGTATCCACAATAGAAATTCCATTGAAGAAATAGTTTTGTTTTTCTCGATTTTCTCTTTTTTCAAGATTGTTTAACTTATATTATGTCTCCCGAGAGGGCTATTTTAAAATATTCCCTTTTTGCAATAGTCATTGGCCTT is a genomic window of Candidatus Aenigmatarchaeota archaeon containing:
- the albA gene encoding DNA-binding protein Alba, translating into MAELKENVVLVGQKPLMSYVLAIVTQLSNSGEVTIKARGKVISKAVDVAQIAKNKFAKDVKIGEIKIGTDEVEAKEGGKINVSTIEIPLKK